A single Denticeps clupeoides chromosome 7, fDenClu1.1, whole genome shotgun sequence DNA region contains:
- the sh2b1 gene encoding SH2B adapter protein 1 isoform X1, producing MNGSLLTPSSPQASSNSSPLPPSPSPSPSPPSPSLLPLSQRPPPLPPPPPAGQAPSSLSGTPTPSPSPCLSWTEFCEFHARVAAGDFARHFRAFLLENPHYSPDSAAAFCRRFTDRFICHFESELEGAGTDGDAVRSWVAQSDGTSLEEEASSPRLPDPEPAGPCPPADLRTPPPKPPTNQPGQESQAREGFRDSYAHTQVLVSSSSTAPGKNGRKLAGNTPRDTPRDSECNEVEDSWTGPTLGEEVEPDGDSEDRSEICPTPKGSGLSSASSGSVSKGSGASSGGNPKNKLKKRFSLRSVGRSVRGSVRGILHWRSSSSDSPQPCAGAAPLPSSYSYSAGLQDGKRGSGSQAAPASLPVSLSLPLSLPHSSSSSLPPSSSSSATSLSFSEARDRRRSNGEGEKEKWSHRLEKLRLSRSPPPALPASSAVSPSALPPSCAGAPRKMGRLVREGGVSVHSSSDEFSGSHSFSGFSFGLLHHGADNCSAPGAVVPGGAAGGRGSRWYKCRLVLRERDKEGGERGEEYFLEFFIPPKASKPRLIIPCCSIVDVRSTTALEVPDKENTFLIQLEGQAQYVIETRDAIQMRAWLSDIRNGICLSEQEDVDGGCGGAQVNINGTPEFVCYGGVGGSPLIEPLPPELPPRAPLDESESRLFSGGGSSLATPFAETPETTGSFLFSDNPVAEVVEHPLSECQWFHGTLSRLKAAQLVLAGGLASHGVFLVRQSETRRGEYVLTFNFQGKAKHLRLSLNEDGQCRVQHLWFQSIFDMLEHFRVHPIPLESGGASDVTLISFVGATAVRQPDLTSRPRSPSQPPPPPLPPGRPPPPTPPPDHGGELEAGGGTAAGGTGGGATGGDECEERERDAPLRQLEGVESEEGGRARAIDNQYSFF from the exons ATGAACGGCTCCCTGTTAACCCCTTCCAGCCCACAAGCGTCGTCAAactcctcccccctccctccatccccgTCTCCCTCACCTTCgcctccatctccctctctaCTCCCCCTGTCGCAGCGCCCTCCCCCTCTACCCCCTCCTCCGCCCGCCGGCCAGGCCCCGTCCTCGCTGTCGGGCACGCCCACGCCCTCGCCCTCGCCCTGCCTCAGCTGGACGGAGTTCTGCGAGTTCCACGCCCGCGTGGCAGCTGGAGACTTTGCCCGTCACTTCAGGGCCTTCCTCCTGGAGAACCCGCACTACTCCCCGGACTCGGCTGCCGCGTTCTGCCGCCGCTTCACGGACCGCTTCATCTGTCACTTCGAGAGCGAGCTGGAGGGCGCCGGGACCGACGGAGACGCCGTGAGGAGCTGGGTCGCGCAATCAGACGGCACCTCCCTGGAGGAGGAGGCGTCGTCTCCTCGCCTGCCCGATCCGGAGCCGGCGGGCCCGTGTCCCCCCGCGGACCTGCGGACTCCTCCGCCGAAACCTCCGACCAACCAGCCAGGACAGGAGAGCCAGGCGCGGGAGGGTTTCCGGGACTCCTACGCGCACACGCAAGTCCTGGTTTCGTCCTCCTCCACCGCGCCGGGGAAAAATGGCCGAAAGCTCGCCGGAAACACGCCTAGAGACACGCCTAGAGACAGCGAATGCAACGAGGTGGAGGACAGCTGGACGGGTCCAACACTCGGAGAGGAAGTGGAGCCGGACGGGGACTCCGAGGACCGCTCGGAAATCTGCCCGACACCGAAGGGCTCCGGCCTGTCCTCCGCGTCCTCCGGTTCCGTGTCCAAAGGCAGCGGGGCGTCCTCGGGGGGGAACCCCAAAAACAAGCTGAAGAAGCGCTTCTCGCTGCGCAGCGTGGGCCGCAGCGTCCGGGGGAGCGTCCGCGGCATCCTGCACTGGCGCAGCTCGTCCAGCGACTCGCCGCAGCCCTGCGccggcgccgcgccgctcccGTCCAGCTACAGCTACAGCGCCGGCCTGCAGGACGGGAAGAGGGGCTCGGGCTCGCAGGCCGCGCCGGCCTCGCTGCCCGTCTCGCTGTCCCTGCCCCTGTCCCTCCCCcactcgtcctcgtcctccctCCCGCCGTCGTCCTCCAGCAGCGCCACGTCCCTCTCCTTCTCCGAGGCCCGCGACCGGAGGCGGAGCAacggagaaggggagaaggagAAGTGGAGCCACCGGTTGGAGAAGCTGCGGCTGTCCCGCTCGCCGCCCCCGGCCCTCCCCGCCTCGTCGGCGGTGTCTCCGTCCGCCCTCCCGCCCAGCTGCGCCGGGGCGCCGCGGAAGATGGGCAGGCTGGTGCGCGAGGGGGGTGTGAGCGTCCACTCCTCCTCGGACGAGTTCTCGGGGTCTCACAGCTTCTCGGGCTTCTCCTTTGGCCTGCTCCACCACGGCGCGGACAACTGCAGTGCCCCCGGCGCCGTGGTCCCCGGCGGAGCTGCGGGTGGCAGAGGCAGCCGCTGGTACAAGTGCCGGCTGGTTCTGAGGGAAAGGGATAAGGAAGGAGGTGAGCGAGGAGAGGAGTACTTCCTCGAGTTCTTCATCCCACCCAAG GCCTCCAAGCCCAGACTAATAATCCCATGCTGCTCTATCGTGGACGTGAGGAGCACCACTGCCCTGGAGGTGCCAGATAAGGAAAACACGTTCCTTATACAG CTGGAGGGCCAGGCGCAGTATGTGATCGAGACGAGAGATGCCATTCAGATGAGGGCTTGGCTGAGTGACATCAGGAACGGGATCTGTTTGAG TGAGCAAGAGGACGTAGACGGGGGATGCGGAGGCGCACAGGTGAACATCAACGGCACGCCAGAATTTG TGTGCTATGGTGGGGTTGGCGGTTCCCCCCTGATAGAGCCCCTCCCTCCAGAACTACCACCACGTGCCCCTCTTGACGAATCAGAAAGTCGGCTTTTTAGTGGGGGCGGATCTAGCCTGGCCACACCTTTTGCCGAAACGCCTGAAACCACAG GCTCCTTCCTGTTCTCAGACAATCCGGTGGCAGAGGTGGTAGAGCACCCCCTGAGTGAATGTCAGTGGTTTCACGGCACCCTCTCAAGACTGAAGGCTGCTCAGCTGGTACTCGCTGGGGGTTTGGCAAGTCACGGCGTGTTCCTGGTGCGTCAGAGTGAGACACGCCGAGGGGAGTATGTCCTCACCTTCAACTTCCAGGGCAAGGCCAAG CACCTGCGTCTTTCTCTGAATGAAGATGGCCAATGCCGTGTTCAGCATCTCTGGTTCCAGTCCATCTTTGACATGCTGGAGCATTTCCGGGTGCATCCCATCCCTCTGGAGTCTGGGGGTGCATCTGATGTAACCCTCATCAGCTTTGTGGGGGCTACTGCTGTCCGACAGCCAG acttGACCAGCAGACCCCGTAGTCCTTCTCAGCCCCCTCCCCCCCCTCTCCCACCCGGCCGTCCCCCGCCACCGACACCACCACCGGACCATGGGGGCGAGCTGGAAGCAGGGGGAGGCACAGCTGCAGGTGGAACAGGTGGCGGAGCAACGGGAGGGGATGAGTGCGAGGAGAGAGAACGGGACGCGCCTCTCCGACAGCTGGAAGGAGTGGAGAGTGAAGAGGGAGGGCGAGCAAGGGCCATTGACAACCAGTACTCCTTCTTTtga
- the sh2b1 gene encoding SH2B adapter protein 1 isoform X3: protein MNGSLLTPSSPQASSNSSPLPPSPSPSPSPPSPSLLPLSQRPPPLPPPPPAGQAPSSLSGTPTPSPSPCLSWTEFCEFHARVAAGDFARHFRAFLLENPHYSPDSAAAFCRRFTDRFICHFESELEGAGTDGDAVRSWVAQSDGTSLEEEASSPRLPDPEPAGPCPPADLRTPPPKPPTNQPGQESQAREGFRDSYAHTQVLVSSSSTAPGKNGRKLAGNTPRDTPRDSECNEVEDSWTGPTLGEEVEPDGDSEDRSEICPTPKGSGLSSASSGSVSKGSGASSGGNPKNKLKKRFSLRSVGRSVRGSVRGILHWRSSSSDSPQPCAGAAPLPSSYSYSAGLQDGKRGSGSQAAPASLPVSLSLPLSLPHSSSSSLPPSSSSSATSLSFSEARDRRRSNGEGEKEKWSHRLEKLRLSRSPPPALPASSAVSPSALPPSCAGAPRKMGRLVREGGVSVHSSSDEFSGSHSFSGFSFGLLHHGADNCSAPGAVVPGGAAGGRGSRWYKCRLVLRERDKEGGERGEEYFLEFFIPPKASKPRLIIPCCSIVDVRSTTALEVPDKENTFLIQLEGQAQYVIETRDAIQMRAWLSDIRNGICLSEQEDVDGGCGGAQVNINGTPEFVCYGGVGGSPLIEPLPPELPPRAPLDESESRLFSGGGSSLATPFAETPETTGSFLFSDNPVAEVVEHPLSECQWFHGTLSRLKAAQLVLAGGLASHGVFLVRQSETRRGEYVLTFNFQGKAKHLRLSLNEDGQCRVQHLWFQSIFDMLEHFRVHPIPLESGGASDVTLISFVGATAVRQPGRDRAGSRPTVCDAINTRHPDSPSTPISDCVLDQQTP, encoded by the exons ATGAACGGCTCCCTGTTAACCCCTTCCAGCCCACAAGCGTCGTCAAactcctcccccctccctccatccccgTCTCCCTCACCTTCgcctccatctccctctctaCTCCCCCTGTCGCAGCGCCCTCCCCCTCTACCCCCTCCTCCGCCCGCCGGCCAGGCCCCGTCCTCGCTGTCGGGCACGCCCACGCCCTCGCCCTCGCCCTGCCTCAGCTGGACGGAGTTCTGCGAGTTCCACGCCCGCGTGGCAGCTGGAGACTTTGCCCGTCACTTCAGGGCCTTCCTCCTGGAGAACCCGCACTACTCCCCGGACTCGGCTGCCGCGTTCTGCCGCCGCTTCACGGACCGCTTCATCTGTCACTTCGAGAGCGAGCTGGAGGGCGCCGGGACCGACGGAGACGCCGTGAGGAGCTGGGTCGCGCAATCAGACGGCACCTCCCTGGAGGAGGAGGCGTCGTCTCCTCGCCTGCCCGATCCGGAGCCGGCGGGCCCGTGTCCCCCCGCGGACCTGCGGACTCCTCCGCCGAAACCTCCGACCAACCAGCCAGGACAGGAGAGCCAGGCGCGGGAGGGTTTCCGGGACTCCTACGCGCACACGCAAGTCCTGGTTTCGTCCTCCTCCACCGCGCCGGGGAAAAATGGCCGAAAGCTCGCCGGAAACACGCCTAGAGACACGCCTAGAGACAGCGAATGCAACGAGGTGGAGGACAGCTGGACGGGTCCAACACTCGGAGAGGAAGTGGAGCCGGACGGGGACTCCGAGGACCGCTCGGAAATCTGCCCGACACCGAAGGGCTCCGGCCTGTCCTCCGCGTCCTCCGGTTCCGTGTCCAAAGGCAGCGGGGCGTCCTCGGGGGGGAACCCCAAAAACAAGCTGAAGAAGCGCTTCTCGCTGCGCAGCGTGGGCCGCAGCGTCCGGGGGAGCGTCCGCGGCATCCTGCACTGGCGCAGCTCGTCCAGCGACTCGCCGCAGCCCTGCGccggcgccgcgccgctcccGTCCAGCTACAGCTACAGCGCCGGCCTGCAGGACGGGAAGAGGGGCTCGGGCTCGCAGGCCGCGCCGGCCTCGCTGCCCGTCTCGCTGTCCCTGCCCCTGTCCCTCCCCcactcgtcctcgtcctccctCCCGCCGTCGTCCTCCAGCAGCGCCACGTCCCTCTCCTTCTCCGAGGCCCGCGACCGGAGGCGGAGCAacggagaaggggagaaggagAAGTGGAGCCACCGGTTGGAGAAGCTGCGGCTGTCCCGCTCGCCGCCCCCGGCCCTCCCCGCCTCGTCGGCGGTGTCTCCGTCCGCCCTCCCGCCCAGCTGCGCCGGGGCGCCGCGGAAGATGGGCAGGCTGGTGCGCGAGGGGGGTGTGAGCGTCCACTCCTCCTCGGACGAGTTCTCGGGGTCTCACAGCTTCTCGGGCTTCTCCTTTGGCCTGCTCCACCACGGCGCGGACAACTGCAGTGCCCCCGGCGCCGTGGTCCCCGGCGGAGCTGCGGGTGGCAGAGGCAGCCGCTGGTACAAGTGCCGGCTGGTTCTGAGGGAAAGGGATAAGGAAGGAGGTGAGCGAGGAGAGGAGTACTTCCTCGAGTTCTTCATCCCACCCAAG GCCTCCAAGCCCAGACTAATAATCCCATGCTGCTCTATCGTGGACGTGAGGAGCACCACTGCCCTGGAGGTGCCAGATAAGGAAAACACGTTCCTTATACAG CTGGAGGGCCAGGCGCAGTATGTGATCGAGACGAGAGATGCCATTCAGATGAGGGCTTGGCTGAGTGACATCAGGAACGGGATCTGTTTGAG TGAGCAAGAGGACGTAGACGGGGGATGCGGAGGCGCACAGGTGAACATCAACGGCACGCCAGAATTTG TGTGCTATGGTGGGGTTGGCGGTTCCCCCCTGATAGAGCCCCTCCCTCCAGAACTACCACCACGTGCCCCTCTTGACGAATCAGAAAGTCGGCTTTTTAGTGGGGGCGGATCTAGCCTGGCCACACCTTTTGCCGAAACGCCTGAAACCACAG GCTCCTTCCTGTTCTCAGACAATCCGGTGGCAGAGGTGGTAGAGCACCCCCTGAGTGAATGTCAGTGGTTTCACGGCACCCTCTCAAGACTGAAGGCTGCTCAGCTGGTACTCGCTGGGGGTTTGGCAAGTCACGGCGTGTTCCTGGTGCGTCAGAGTGAGACACGCCGAGGGGAGTATGTCCTCACCTTCAACTTCCAGGGCAAGGCCAAG CACCTGCGTCTTTCTCTGAATGAAGATGGCCAATGCCGTGTTCAGCATCTCTGGTTCCAGTCCATCTTTGACATGCTGGAGCATTTCCGGGTGCATCCCATCCCTCTGGAGTCTGGGGGTGCATCTGATGTAACCCTCATCAGCTTTGTGGGGGCTACTGCTGTCCGACAGCCAG GCCGGGACAGGGCAGGCAGCCGGCCCACAGTCTGTGATGCCATCAACACGCGCCACCCTGACTCTCCATCAACCCCCATCTCTGACTGTGT acttGACCAGCAGACCCCGTAG
- the sh2b1 gene encoding SH2B adapter protein 1 isoform X2, with the protein MNGSLLTPSSPQASSNSSPLPPSPSPSPSPPSPSLLPLSQRPPPLPPPPPAGQAPSSLSGTPTPSPSPCLSWTEFCEFHARVAAGDFARHFRAFLLENPHYSPDSAAAFCRRFTDRFICHFESELEGAGTDGDAVRSWVAQSDGTSLEEEASSPRLPDPEPAGPCPPADLRTPPPKPPTNQPGQESQAREGFRDSYAHTQVLVSSSSTAPGKNGRKLAGNTPRDTPRDSECNEVEDSWTGPTLGEEVEPDGDSEDRSEICPTPKGSGLSSASSGSVSKGSGASSGGNPKNKLKKRFSLRSVGRSVRGSVRGILHWRSSSSDSPQPCAGAAPLPSSYSYSAGLQDGKRGSGSQAAPASLPVSLSLPLSLPHSSSSSLPPSSSSSATSLSFSEARDRRRSNGEGEKEKWSHRLEKLRLSRSPPPALPASSAVSPSALPPSCAGAPRKMGRLVREGGVSVHSSSDEFSGSHSFSGFSFGLLHHGADNCSAPGAVVPGGAAGGRGSRWYKCRLVLRERDKEGGERGEEYFLEFFIPPKASKPRLIIPCCSIVDVRSTTALEVPDKENTFLIQLEGQAQYVIETRDAIQMRAWLSDIRNGICLSEQEDVDGGCGGAQVNINGTPEFVCYGGVGGSPLIEPLPPELPPRAPLDESESRLFSGGGSSLATPFAETPETTDNPVAEVVEHPLSECQWFHGTLSRLKAAQLVLAGGLASHGVFLVRQSETRRGEYVLTFNFQGKAKHLRLSLNEDGQCRVQHLWFQSIFDMLEHFRVHPIPLESGGASDVTLISFVGATAVRQPDLTSRPRSPSQPPPPPLPPGRPPPPTPPPDHGGELEAGGGTAAGGTGGGATGGDECEERERDAPLRQLEGVESEEGGRARAIDNQYSFF; encoded by the exons ATGAACGGCTCCCTGTTAACCCCTTCCAGCCCACAAGCGTCGTCAAactcctcccccctccctccatccccgTCTCCCTCACCTTCgcctccatctccctctctaCTCCCCCTGTCGCAGCGCCCTCCCCCTCTACCCCCTCCTCCGCCCGCCGGCCAGGCCCCGTCCTCGCTGTCGGGCACGCCCACGCCCTCGCCCTCGCCCTGCCTCAGCTGGACGGAGTTCTGCGAGTTCCACGCCCGCGTGGCAGCTGGAGACTTTGCCCGTCACTTCAGGGCCTTCCTCCTGGAGAACCCGCACTACTCCCCGGACTCGGCTGCCGCGTTCTGCCGCCGCTTCACGGACCGCTTCATCTGTCACTTCGAGAGCGAGCTGGAGGGCGCCGGGACCGACGGAGACGCCGTGAGGAGCTGGGTCGCGCAATCAGACGGCACCTCCCTGGAGGAGGAGGCGTCGTCTCCTCGCCTGCCCGATCCGGAGCCGGCGGGCCCGTGTCCCCCCGCGGACCTGCGGACTCCTCCGCCGAAACCTCCGACCAACCAGCCAGGACAGGAGAGCCAGGCGCGGGAGGGTTTCCGGGACTCCTACGCGCACACGCAAGTCCTGGTTTCGTCCTCCTCCACCGCGCCGGGGAAAAATGGCCGAAAGCTCGCCGGAAACACGCCTAGAGACACGCCTAGAGACAGCGAATGCAACGAGGTGGAGGACAGCTGGACGGGTCCAACACTCGGAGAGGAAGTGGAGCCGGACGGGGACTCCGAGGACCGCTCGGAAATCTGCCCGACACCGAAGGGCTCCGGCCTGTCCTCCGCGTCCTCCGGTTCCGTGTCCAAAGGCAGCGGGGCGTCCTCGGGGGGGAACCCCAAAAACAAGCTGAAGAAGCGCTTCTCGCTGCGCAGCGTGGGCCGCAGCGTCCGGGGGAGCGTCCGCGGCATCCTGCACTGGCGCAGCTCGTCCAGCGACTCGCCGCAGCCCTGCGccggcgccgcgccgctcccGTCCAGCTACAGCTACAGCGCCGGCCTGCAGGACGGGAAGAGGGGCTCGGGCTCGCAGGCCGCGCCGGCCTCGCTGCCCGTCTCGCTGTCCCTGCCCCTGTCCCTCCCCcactcgtcctcgtcctccctCCCGCCGTCGTCCTCCAGCAGCGCCACGTCCCTCTCCTTCTCCGAGGCCCGCGACCGGAGGCGGAGCAacggagaaggggagaaggagAAGTGGAGCCACCGGTTGGAGAAGCTGCGGCTGTCCCGCTCGCCGCCCCCGGCCCTCCCCGCCTCGTCGGCGGTGTCTCCGTCCGCCCTCCCGCCCAGCTGCGCCGGGGCGCCGCGGAAGATGGGCAGGCTGGTGCGCGAGGGGGGTGTGAGCGTCCACTCCTCCTCGGACGAGTTCTCGGGGTCTCACAGCTTCTCGGGCTTCTCCTTTGGCCTGCTCCACCACGGCGCGGACAACTGCAGTGCCCCCGGCGCCGTGGTCCCCGGCGGAGCTGCGGGTGGCAGAGGCAGCCGCTGGTACAAGTGCCGGCTGGTTCTGAGGGAAAGGGATAAGGAAGGAGGTGAGCGAGGAGAGGAGTACTTCCTCGAGTTCTTCATCCCACCCAAG GCCTCCAAGCCCAGACTAATAATCCCATGCTGCTCTATCGTGGACGTGAGGAGCACCACTGCCCTGGAGGTGCCAGATAAGGAAAACACGTTCCTTATACAG CTGGAGGGCCAGGCGCAGTATGTGATCGAGACGAGAGATGCCATTCAGATGAGGGCTTGGCTGAGTGACATCAGGAACGGGATCTGTTTGAG TGAGCAAGAGGACGTAGACGGGGGATGCGGAGGCGCACAGGTGAACATCAACGGCACGCCAGAATTTG TGTGCTATGGTGGGGTTGGCGGTTCCCCCCTGATAGAGCCCCTCCCTCCAGAACTACCACCACGTGCCCCTCTTGACGAATCAGAAAGTCGGCTTTTTAGTGGGGGCGGATCTAGCCTGGCCACACCTTTTGCCGAAACGCCTGAAACCACAG ACAATCCGGTGGCAGAGGTGGTAGAGCACCCCCTGAGTGAATGTCAGTGGTTTCACGGCACCCTCTCAAGACTGAAGGCTGCTCAGCTGGTACTCGCTGGGGGTTTGGCAAGTCACGGCGTGTTCCTGGTGCGTCAGAGTGAGACACGCCGAGGGGAGTATGTCCTCACCTTCAACTTCCAGGGCAAGGCCAAG CACCTGCGTCTTTCTCTGAATGAAGATGGCCAATGCCGTGTTCAGCATCTCTGGTTCCAGTCCATCTTTGACATGCTGGAGCATTTCCGGGTGCATCCCATCCCTCTGGAGTCTGGGGGTGCATCTGATGTAACCCTCATCAGCTTTGTGGGGGCTACTGCTGTCCGACAGCCAG acttGACCAGCAGACCCCGTAGTCCTTCTCAGCCCCCTCCCCCCCCTCTCCCACCCGGCCGTCCCCCGCCACCGACACCACCACCGGACCATGGGGGCGAGCTGGAAGCAGGGGGAGGCACAGCTGCAGGTGGAACAGGTGGCGGAGCAACGGGAGGGGATGAGTGCGAGGAGAGAGAACGGGACGCGCCTCTCCGACAGCTGGAAGGAGTGGAGAGTGAAGAGGGAGGGCGAGCAAGGGCCATTGACAACCAGTACTCCTTCTTTtga